The proteins below come from a single Sorghum bicolor cultivar BTx623 chromosome 4, Sorghum_bicolor_NCBIv3, whole genome shotgun sequence genomic window:
- the LOC8082738 gene encoding serine carboxypeptidase 24, translating to MATMTTRQGWAASSVLAAIVVARVLLLLPGGGIVCAGAAVAAAGGAVAEECEDSSRARAGDRVVALPGQPAVAFAQYSGYVTVNRDGGRALFYWLTEAVGDAAAKPLVLWLNGGPGCSSVAYGASEEIGPFRIKPNGTGLFLNKYSWNREANLLFLESPAGVGFSYTNTTSDLKTTGDERTAQDALQFLISWMSRFPQYRHRDFYIAGESYAGHYVPQLARKIVEYNEASPNPFINLKGILVGNAVTDNYYDNIGTVTYWWTHAMISDRTYKAILKSCNFSSSNISRFCNRAMNYAMNQEFGDIDQYSIYTPSCAAARSNATVLRFKNTLIRRRSFGYDPCTETYAEKYYNRLDVQKAMHANTTGIPYRWTACSDVLIKTWQDSEFSMLPTYKKLMKAGLRIWVFSGDTDSVVPVTATRFSISHLGLKIKTRWYPWYSVGQVGGWSEVYEGLTFASVRGAGHEVPLFQPSRAFRMFRSFLAGEPLPKS from the exons ATGGCGACGATGACGACGCGGCAGGGTTGGGCGGCGAGCAGTGTGCTGGCGGCGATCGTCGTCGCccgcgtgctgctgctgctgcctggaGGAGGTATAGTCTGTGCTGGCGCCGCCGTTGCCGCAGCCGGCGGTGCTGTCGCGGAGGAGTGCGAGGACAGCAGCAGGGCGCGGGCGGGCGACCGCGTGGTGGCGCTGCCGGGGCAGCCGGCGGTGGCGTTCGCGCAGTACTCCGGGTACGTCACGGTGAACCGGGACGGCGGCCGCGCGCTCTTCTACTGGCTCACCGAGGCCGTCGGCGACGCGGCTGCCAAGCCCCTCGTGCTCTGGCTCAACGGAG GTCCTGGATGCTCATCGGTGGCGTATGGAGCATCGGAAGAGATCGGCCCGTTCCGGATCAAACCAAACGGAACAGGGCTGTTTCTGAACAAGTACTCATGGAACAGAG AGGCAAACCTTCTCTTCCTCGAATCGCCTGCGGGAGTCGGCTTCTCCTACACCAACACCACCTCGGATCTCAAGACAACAGGCGATGAGAGGACTG CTCAAGATGCACTGCAGTTCTTGATAAGCTGGATGTCACGGTTCCCGCAGTATCGGCACCGAGATTTCTATATAGCTGGAGAAAGTTACGCCG GACACTACGTCCCCCAATTGGCAAGGAAGATTGTTGAGTACAACGAGGCTTCGCCTAACCCCTTCATCAATCTGAAGGGAATTCTT GTGGGCAACGCCGTCACTGACAACTACTACGACAACATCGGCACGGTCACCTACTGGTGGACGCACGCCATGATCTCAGACCGCACCTACAAGGCCATCCTCAAGTCGTGCAActtcagcagcagcaacatctCGCGCTTCTGCAACCGCGCCATGAACTATGCCATGAACCAGGAGTTTGGGGACATTGACCAGTACAGCATCTACACGCCGTCGTGCGCCGCGGCCAGGTCCAACGCCACCGTCCTGAGGTTCAAGAACACCCTCATCCGCCGGCGATCCTTCGGCTACGACCCCTGCACGGAGACCTACGCCGAGAAGTACTACAACAGGCTGGACGTGCAGAAGGCAATGCACGCAAACACCACGGGGATCCCCTACAGATGGACTGCCTGCAG TGATGTGCTGATCAAGACATGGCAAGATTCAGAGTTCTCCATGCTGCCGACGTACAAGAAGCTGATGAAAGCAGGACTGAGGATATGGGTGTTCAG CGGTGATACAGATTCAGTTGTCCCGGTGACCGCGACAAGGTTTTCGATCAGTCATCTTGGTCTCAAGATCAAGACCCGCTGGTATCCATGGTACTCAGTTGGACAG GTAGGAGGATGGTCTGAGGTGTACGAAGGGCTCACATTTGCGTCAGTGAGAGGTGCAGGGCATGAGGTGCCATTGTTTCAGCCCAGCAGGGCATTCCGGATGTTCCGGTCGTTCTTGGCCGGGGAGCCATTGCCGAAGTCCTGA
- the LOC8081983 gene encoding gibberellin 2-beta-dioxygenase 8: protein MALGSESQAATTADPSCPPFPLLEDDGGHIHEQEQEVPSGAELELPTVDLDAPGEALAAACRGLGVFRLANHGVPASLSARLFATARAALAGAPFHDKRAQPGYFWGTPALSLRVRDVNWVEGFHVALGGHQQPAPGPPLGDLLDLAAEYGAHMARVARALFDALAAPLGLGADQAATYLAERDGFLRVYRYPRCPEPGHLGMEAHTDSSVLSVINQDAVGGLQVFHDGAWRDVAPGAGETGTLLVNLGDMARAISGDAYCSVRHRVAASQAAERLSLCYFAFPQDDAVISCAGGRYRPFTYAEFREQVQADIKATGSKVGLERFLLR from the coding sequence ATGGCGCTGGGATCGGAGTCACAGGCGGCGACGACCGCGGACCCGTCGTGTCCGCCGTTCCCTCTCCTGGAGGACGACGGAGGCCACATCcacgagcaggagcaggaggtcCCAAGTGGAGCCGAGCTGGAGCTCCCGACCGTGGACCTGGATGCTCCGGGGGAGGCGCTGGCAGCAGCGTGCCGGGGACTCGGCGTGTTCCGCCTCGCCAACCACGGCGTCCCCGCGTCGCTCTCCGCGCGGCTCTTCGCGACGGCGCGGGCCGCGCTGGCCGGGGCGCCGTTCCACGACAAGCGCGCGCAGCCGGGCTACTTCTGGGGCACGCCGGCGCTCTCGCTCCGCGTCCGGGACGTCAACTGGGTCGAGGGCTTCCACGTCGCCCTGGGGGGCCACCAGCAGCCCGCCCCCGGGCCGCCGCTCGGCGACCTACTTGACCTCGCGGCGGAGTACGGCGCGCACATGGCGCGGGTGGCGCGGGCGCTCTTCGACGCGCTCGCCGCGCCGCTGGGCCTCGGCGCAGACCAGGCAGCGACCTACCTCGCGGAGCGCGACGGGTTCCTGCGGGTGTACCGCTACCCGCGATGCCCGGAGCCCGGGCACCTCGGGATGGAGGCCCACACGGACAGCTCCGTGCTCTCCGTCATCAACCAGGACGCCGTCGGCGGCCTGCAGGTGTTCCACGACGGCGCGTGGCGCGACGTCGCGCCGGGAGCCGGCGAGACGGGCACGCTGCTGGTCAACCTGGGCGACATGGCGCGGGCCATCAGCGGCGACGCGTACTGCAGCGTGCGCCACAGGGTGGCGGCGAGCCAGGCGGCGGAGAGGCTCTCGCTCTGCTACTTCGCGTTCCCGCAGGACGACGCCGTCATCAGCTGCGCTGGCGGCAGGTACAGGCCCTTCACCTACGCCGAGTTCCGGGAGCAGGTGCAGGCCGACATCAAGGCCACTGGGTCCAAGGTCGGCCTCGAGCGCTTCCTTCTTCGCTAA
- the LOC110434610 gene encoding cytochrome c oxidase copper chaperone 1-like, which translates to MGSAEVPLPVAVPSPEIPAMSGGSATVTAAAAPATESKPKKKICCACPDTKRLRDECVVEHGEPACTKWIEAHKRCLRAEGFNV; encoded by the coding sequence ATGGGCAGCGCTGAAGTCCCACTGCCTGTGGCCGTGCCGTCACCTGAAATCCCAGCTATGAGCGGAGGGTCAGCCACCGTCACCGCCGCTGCAGCTCCTGCTACCGAATCGAAGCCGAAAAAGAAGATATGCTGCGCGTGCCCTGATACAAAGAGGCTGAGAGATGAGTGCGTCGTCGAGCATGGTGAACCTGCTTGCACCAAGTGGATCGAAGCTCACAAGCGATGCCTCCGTGCTGAGGGGTttaatgtctga
- the LOC8081984 gene encoding leucine aminopeptidase 2, chloroplastic, with protein sequence MATAASTTSAAVLASRLLLRCSPRLLRRLSVSRAPHAALASSSGRGLPPLVRHSLGHRARMGHTAAAAAVAAEPALGLTKPNAIEPPQVTFSAKDVEFSEWKGDILAVAVTEKDLSKDADSKFENAVLKKLDGQLGGLLSEAAAEEDFTGKTGQSVVLRLAGQGFKRVGLIGLGQNAPSTAAAGRGLGESVASVAKAAQASTAAIVLASPSGIQEEFKLTAAAAIASGTVLGLYEDSRYKSESKKVHLKQVDIIGLGSGADVDQKLKYANDLSSGVIFGRELVNSPANVLTPAVLAEEASKIASTYSDVFTATILDVEKCKELKMGSYLGVAAASANPPHFIHLCYKPTDGNVKRKLAIVGKGLTFDSGGYNIKTGPGCSIELMKFDMGGSAAVFGAAKALGQIKPPGVEVHFIVAACENMISGTGMRPGDIVTASNGKTIEVNNTDAEGRLTLADALVYACNQGVEKIIDLATLTGACVIALGPSIAGVFTPSDELAKEVTAASEVSGEKFWRLPLEESYWESMKSGVADMVNTGGRQGGSITAALFLKQFVDEKVQWMHIDMAGPVWNDKKRAATGFGVSTLVEWVLKNSSS encoded by the exons ATGGCCACCGCCGCATCCACCACTTCCGCCGCCGTGCTCGCCTccaggctcctcctccgctgctcgccGCGCCTGCTGCGCCGCCTCAGCGTGTCCCGCGCGCCGCACGCGGCACTCGCGTCGTCGTCGGGCCGCGGCCTCCCGCCCCTCGTCCGCCACTCGCTCGGTCACCGCGCCCGGATGGGGCACACCGCCGCCGCTGCGGCCGTGGCCGCCGAACCCGCTCTCGGCCTCACCAAGCCCAACGCCATCGAGCCGCCTCAG GTCACCTTTTCCGCTAAAGACGTCGAATTCTCCGAGTGGAAGGGCGATATTCTCGCCGTCGCGGTCACGGAGAAGGATCTGTCCAAGGATGCCGACTCCAAGTTCGAGAATGCCGTCTTGAAGAAGCTGGACGGCCAGCTCGGCGGCCTCCTGTCGGAGGCTGCGGCGGAGGAAGATTTCACCGGGAAGACGGGGCAGTCGGTGGTTCTCCGCCTCGCGGGGCAGGGCTTCAAGAGGGTGGGCCTGATCGGTCTTGGCCAGAACGCCCCGTCCACCGCTGCCGCTGGCCGAGGTCTCGGCGAGTCGGTCGCGTCGGTTGCCAAGGCCGCCCAAGCTAGCACCGCTGCAATTGTTCTTGCCTCCCCCAGTGGGATCCAGGAAGAGTTCAAGCTGACTGCTGCAGCTGCAATTGCTTCCG GAACCGTGCTGGGGCTGTATGAGGACAGCAGATACAAGTCTGAATCAAAAAAGGTGCACCTGAAGCAGGTTGATATTATTGGACTGGGTTCTGGTGCTGATGTGGATCAGAAACTTAAGTATGCTAATGACCTTTCGTCGGGTGTGATATTCGGAAGAGAGCTTGTGAACTCTCCTGCAAATGTCCTTACCCCTG CTGTGCTTGCGGAGGAGGCGTCAAAGATCGCTTCTACTTACAGTGATGTGTTCACAGCCACAATACTAGATGTAGAGAAATGCAAAGAATTAAAGATGGGTTCCTACTTGGGAGTTGCTGCAGCTTCTGCTAACCCTCCCCACTTCATCcatttgtgttacaaaccgacTGATGGGAACGTCAAGAGAAAGCTGGCTATTGTTGGGAAGGGTTTAACTTTTGACAG TGGTGGCTACAACATTAAGACCGGACCAGGCTGCAGCATCGAACTGATGAAATTTGACATGGGTGGCTCTGCAGCTGTATTTGGTGCAGCTAAAGCTTTGGGACAAATCAAGCCTCCTGGAGTAGAG GTTCACTTTATAGTCGCTGCCTGTGAAAATATGATTAGTGGCACAGGCATGAGACCCGGTGACATTGTAACTGCTTCTAATGGGAAGACAATTGAG GTAAATAACACTGACGCGGAGGGAAGGCTAACACTTGCTGATGCTTTGGTCTATGCTTGCAACCAAGGTGTTGAAAAG ATTATTGATTTGGCAACACTGACTGGCGCTTGTGTTATCGCACTTGGGCCTAGCATTGCCG GGGTTTTCACGCCAAGCGATGAGCTAGCCAAGGAGGTTACCGCTGCTTCTGAGGTATCAGGTGAGAAGTTTTGGAGACTGCCACTGGAGGAGAGCTACTGGGAATCTATGAAGTCCGGTGTGGCTGATATGGTCAACACTGGCGGTAGGCAGGGAGGTTCTATTACCGCTGCCCTGTTCCTGAAACAG TTCGTTGACGAGAAGGTCCAGTGGATGCACATCGACATGGCCGGGCCAGTGTGGAACGACAAGAAGCGGGCTGCCACCGGCTTCGGCGTTTCGACCCTGGTGGAGTGGGTCCTCAAGAACTCCTCGTCATGA